From the Francisella frigiditurris genome, one window contains:
- a CDS encoding Pathogenicity determinant protein D, whose product MGQDIDDLLYDTDDLKKEKVDGGFFDFIKAWFYNDVERHMFFEDEIIIAQKLKTIDVMANTYSIERKRYFDKFLKDSHKQRSILTRIKDRDFAFYKDPSRVKLWSSITDTEVYNFFIKSSVNQMLGGGNIAQLTSLPKFKFNAKITASANTENASVSAKLLAAGEKSFLGSSCINIWSNLPLYDAGSKNVTAFIPLYLRMSGKASSALFSYDVDVGAKLDKLNFLDSKSLELLDNFRGNVNLKIVTAKGSREAKSFLYTPKFKEDYKLLNELGFVLNTPDGSYRYLVPMTSDGLDLIREYTYPEIEQIYFGRSALSGYSKSNYKKHSLGIDKNGEGLMTLSPSSRDYENPLIQIKTSTNTASFDLLSGEIKGKILAENLIGFSDAKGAVNKFRNQVDSIVKKNVGDSFKSPFKIPNLSEFSDMEIKARFGLYSKQSASKLRTMRICIPMTKKMLDDSRTTFSRDIGSGMGYSMAKRDELKGAIKYKSGLLERTAQKAFTGENINFKDDVSSTFTDLTKDYVDFGKYAKGKAGSMMENVANAAQKDFELTKSSGTSAFGGAQNILSGLYDKNSVFDSVVNALNETYKLKGIGSNLTNVDSNDILNLLSQNSSLASLGGTTEGDLNELRSKLKDVISSTSSLKKKASEAVLSTSREQYNPSFDKIEKYSNPDSFYVQDTLINYSQTLKKEDFNNQISATQIVEFGSDGDLPILFQLCKMMTDESAKNNAREFLNQEENAGKAKAIIENLENTLTVISPESNISYTSINILCNKAGGEMLVENKNASSVSLGSTVSLAGFNRMYAFDSRVSRIGVSPLEELAKFSKQKNKYKITFEEYFTKLSIQQYIEIMGVENEEDFIKSFIAPIMECQKKLLDNLVLLNKEAKWESSSSVKKLFSSGSSFNFTGWLKERLPGFDYELSQEYAYFTGLVINFTMEDDSSASETVTKLSKIIKSVDNLIRGFYRLLRRMAKDRNGRVGSHDVSESHLNMVKLILRSLVDPYAKLVSKIDDNPELLSALVNMLNFMDSFVEVQRLCSSICIPSDIFFTLVNDNKDLLKDICYTVEKSGVTGIVFESTFDYSLDIVNMSEQQMRLQIKTSQIRDSNGKVSEISSIEREANTEKVLQNIYNNTISLNEQDLDRLFKGFRILKQENSTNTDKTGFNIGLAYDPISNDVSVDINKDEENLYSYSNLSKDDYIKKINNIVEAKVALNLGFEHEEIRSSQGFSILATIPAKSIDIDGLNKKYRPMIWV is encoded by the coding sequence ATGGGGCAAGATATAGATGATCTATTGTATGACACTGATGATCTAAAAAAAGAAAAGGTTGATGGAGGCTTTTTTGATTTTATAAAAGCATGGTTTTATAACGATGTTGAAAGACATATGTTTTTTGAGGATGAAATTATCATTGCTCAAAAACTCAAAACTATAGATGTTATGGCAAATACATACTCTATAGAAAGAAAGAGGTATTTTGATAAATTTCTTAAAGATTCTCATAAGCAAAGAAGTATTCTTACTCGAATAAAGGATAGAGATTTTGCTTTTTATAAAGATCCTTCTCGTGTCAAGCTATGGAGTAGTATAACAGATACAGAAGTTTATAATTTCTTTATAAAATCTAGTGTGAATCAAATGTTGGGAGGCGGGAATATTGCTCAGCTGACTTCTCTTCCTAAGTTTAAGTTTAATGCTAAAATAACAGCTTCAGCTAATACAGAAAATGCATCAGTTTCAGCAAAATTATTAGCAGCAGGAGAAAAAAGTTTTTTAGGTAGTTCTTGTATAAATATTTGGTCTAATTTGCCCTTATATGATGCAGGCAGTAAAAATGTAACGGCTTTTATTCCTTTATATTTAAGAATGAGTGGAAAAGCTTCTTCAGCTTTATTTAGCTATGATGTCGATGTTGGGGCAAAGCTAGATAAGCTTAATTTTTTGGATTCAAAATCTTTAGAGCTTTTAGATAATTTTAGAGGAAATGTTAATCTTAAGATTGTTACAGCTAAAGGCTCTCGCGAAGCTAAAAGTTTTTTATATACACCAAAATTTAAAGAAGATTATAAGCTATTGAATGAGCTAGGTTTTGTCCTTAATACTCCTGATGGTTCGTATAGATACTTAGTGCCAATGACTAGTGATGGATTAGATCTTATTAGAGAATATACTTATCCAGAGATAGAGCAAATATATTTTGGTAGAAGTGCTTTATCTGGTTATTCTAAAAGTAATTATAAAAAACATAGTCTTGGCATAGATAAGAATGGTGAAGGTTTAATGACTCTTTCACCAAGTTCTAGAGACTATGAGAATCCCTTAATTCAGATAAAAACTTCAACTAATACAGCAAGTTTTGATTTATTGTCTGGCGAAATAAAAGGAAAAATATTAGCTGAAAACCTCATTGGTTTTTCAGATGCTAAGGGAGCTGTAAATAAGTTTAGAAATCAGGTAGATAGTATAGTTAAGAAGAATGTTGGAGACAGCTTCAAATCTCCTTTTAAAATTCCTAATTTATCTGAATTTAGTGATATGGAAATTAAAGCAAGATTTGGCTTATATTCTAAGCAATCTGCTTCAAAGCTAAGGACAATGAGAATTTGTATTCCGATGACTAAAAAAATGTTAGATGATAGTCGTACAACTTTTTCTCGTGATATTGGGTCTGGAATGGGCTACTCTATGGCTAAAAGAGATGAGCTAAAGGGTGCAATAAAATATAAATCAGGTCTTTTAGAAAGGACGGCACAAAAAGCATTTACAGGAGAAAATATAAATTTTAAAGATGATGTTAGCTCAACATTTACAGATTTGACAAAAGATTACGTTGATTTTGGTAAATATGCTAAAGGTAAAGCAGGATCAATGATGGAGAACGTCGCAAATGCTGCGCAAAAAGACTTTGAGTTAACAAAATCTAGCGGAACAAGTGCATTTGGAGGAGCTCAAAATATATTGTCAGGCTTATATGATAAAAATAGTGTGTTTGATTCTGTTGTTAATGCGCTTAATGAAACATATAAGCTTAAAGGCATAGGGAGTAATCTTACAAATGTTGATTCAAATGACATTCTTAATTTGTTATCACAGAATTCGTCATTGGCTTCTCTAGGAGGAACTACAGAAGGTGATTTAAATGAACTTAGGTCAAAACTAAAGGATGTTATTTCATCAACCTCTAGTCTTAAGAAAAAAGCATCTGAGGCTGTTTTATCAACAAGTAGAGAGCAATATAATCCGAGTTTTGATAAAATCGAAAAATATAGTAATCCTGACTCTTTTTATGTTCAAGATACCTTAATTAACTATTCTCAAACATTGAAAAAAGAAGATTTCAATAATCAAATTTCAGCCACTCAAATAGTAGAGTTTGGTAGTGATGGCGATCTACCAATATTATTTCAGTTATGCAAGATGATGACAGATGAATCAGCTAAGAATAATGCTAGAGAATTTTTGAATCAGGAAGAAAATGCTGGAAAAGCAAAAGCAATTATAGAAAATTTAGAAAATACTCTAACAGTTATAAGTCCTGAATCTAATATTAGTTATACCTCTATAAATATCCTTTGTAACAAAGCTGGTGGAGAAATGTTAGTCGAAAATAAAAATGCTTCTTCAGTATCTCTTGGTTCAACCGTTAGTTTGGCAGGTTTTAATAGAATGTATGCTTTTGATTCTCGAGTTTCAAGAATAGGAGTATCGCCTTTAGAAGAGTTAGCAAAATTCTCAAAACAAAAAAATAAATACAAAATAACTTTTGAAGAATATTTTACTAAGCTTTCTATTCAGCAATATATTGAAATTATGGGAGTTGAAAACGAAGAGGACTTTATAAAATCATTTATAGCTCCAATAATGGAGTGTCAGAAGAAATTATTAGATAATCTAGTTTTATTGAATAAAGAAGCTAAGTGGGAGAGTAGCTCTTCTGTTAAAAAATTGTTTTCTAGTGGCAGTAGCTTCAACTTCACAGGCTGGTTGAAAGAGAGATTGCCAGGTTTTGATTATGAACTTTCTCAGGAGTATGCTTATTTTACTGGTCTAGTAATAAACTTTACAATGGAAGATGATTCATCAGCATCGGAAACAGTCACTAAATTATCTAAGATAATTAAATCTGTAGATAATTTGATTAGAGGCTTTTATAGGTTGTTGCGAAGAATGGCAAAGGATAGAAATGGAAGGGTAGGTTCTCATGATGTTTCTGAAAGTCACTTGAACATGGTGAAATTAATTTTAAGATCTTTAGTTGATCCATATGCGAAGCTTGTTTCTAAAATTGATGATAATCCAGAGCTTCTTTCTGCTTTAGTGAATATGTTGAACTTTATGGATAGTTTTGTAGAAGTTCAAAGACTTTGTTCTTCTATATGTATTCCTTCAGATATCTTCTTTACATTAGTCAACGATAATAAAGATTTGTTGAAAGACATATGTTATACCGTTGAAAAAAGTGGAGTGACAGGAATCGTTTTTGAATCAACTTTTGATTACTCTCTAGATATTGTTAATATGTCTGAACAGCAGATGCGACTTCAAATAAAGACATCACAAATTAGAGATAGTAATGGTAAAGTTAGTGAGATATCAAGTATAGAAAGGGAGGCTAATACAGAAAAAGTTTTACAAAATATCTATAACAACACAATTTCTTTGAATGAGCAGGATTTAGACAGGCTGTTTAAAGGTTTCAGGATATTAAAACAGGAGAACTCTACTAATACAGATAAAACTGGGTTTAATATAGGTTTAGCTTATGATCCTATAAGTAATGATGTTTCTGTTGATATTAATAAAGATGAGGAAAATTTATATTCTTATAGTAATTTAAGCAAAGATGATTACATTAAGAAAATAAATAATATAGTCGAAGCAAAGGTGGCATTAAACCTAGGTTTTGAGCATGAAGAAATTCGTAGCTCCCAAGGTTTTAGTATTTTAGCTACTATACCAGCTAAAAGTATAGATATTGATGGTTTGAATAAAAAATATAGACCAATGATTTGGGTTTAA
- a CDS encoding SRPBCC family protein, with amino-acid sequence MSFLKFTVNVNTSIDINAELEDVKKIIGDFNKWKEFSPWKILDENTENHISKDGKELGSVMTWSSKYVGEGEIELTEKVDHAFYYDLRFFKPFKSRAKSWITFHPEPNAIRVFWHMKTEMPIFLIFFKKIFMNMIISDLDRGLKMLKALIEIGKVNSQIENSGTAEFGGQSFIGIKTENCLLKYLPGEMTRNFEKLKEFVGEKNLENAKFFSIYHSMSMKTMEFNFTTAVSFNGCESIQVVEDIYKGESPVIKALKIRHIGDWKFLGNAWKYGMARCYGKAAIYKYNKGSPSYEVYQNIEDPKVTDVYISIK; translated from the coding sequence ATGAGTTTTTTAAAGTTTACAGTTAATGTGAATACATCTATAGATATAAATGCTGAATTAGAAGATGTTAAGAAGATTATAGGAGACTTTAATAAATGGAAAGAATTTTCACCTTGGAAGATACTTGATGAAAATACTGAGAATCATATTAGTAAAGATGGTAAAGAGCTAGGTAGTGTGATGACTTGGTCTAGTAAATATGTAGGTGAAGGAGAAATTGAGCTGACTGAAAAAGTTGATCATGCTTTTTATTATGATCTTAGGTTTTTTAAACCATTTAAATCTAGAGCAAAATCATGGATTACGTTTCATCCAGAACCTAATGCAATAAGAGTTTTTTGGCATATGAAAACAGAAATGCCAATTTTCTTAATATTTTTTAAGAAAATCTTCATGAATATGATTATAAGTGATCTTGATAGGGGACTGAAAATGTTAAAGGCCTTAATTGAGATTGGTAAAGTGAACTCTCAAATAGAGAATTCAGGAACGGCTGAATTTGGTGGACAAAGTTTTATTGGTATAAAAACAGAAAATTGTTTACTTAAATATTTACCCGGTGAAATGACTAGGAATTTTGAAAAACTTAAAGAATTTGTTGGAGAGAAGAATTTAGAGAATGCAAAATTTTTTAGTATCTATCATTCGATGAGTATGAAAACTATGGAGTTTAACTTTACAACTGCAGTTAGTTTTAATGGTTGTGAGAGTATACAAGTAGTAGAAGATATTTATAAGGGTGAAAGCCCTGTTATAAAAGCTTTGAAAATTAGACATATTGGGGATTGGAAATTTTTAGGAAATGCTTGGAAATATGGAATGGCTAGATGCTATGGTAAAGCAGCCATTTATAAATATAATAAAGGAAGTCCGAGTTATGAAGTTTATCAAAATATCGAAGATCCTAAAGTTACGGATGTATATATTAGTATAAAATAA
- a CDS encoding lipoprotein-releasing ABC transporter permease subunit: protein MFRNLPLFIGLRYIRAKKRNRFISIISAISFLGISLGVAVLITVMSVMNGFDDQIKSKILMMVPPVKVYEVGGKLNNWENLAKDIEKKTDQVTAAAPLISSQGLLTSNERGSTTAFVQIQGISPKEEAKVLPIADNIIHGSLDSLDKNEGYNVVLGKALADSLGVIVGDKVTLIVPQVNLTPAGMMPRIKQFTVTGIFSVSYQYDAYYAFINLQNAQKLFQMGDKVTSLQLTMKNVYDAPSLKYALNTSLLSPYYMAKDWTDENRSFFDALKMEKTMMFFILLLIIMVAVFNLLSSLVMVVTDKRSDIAILRTMGMSSKQILAVFIYQGFIIGLIGTLIGVVLGIGLATYATEIVNFIQKVLGQQLISASVYMIDYIPSTLMWSDVLKVMIASVILSFFATLYPAWSASRVQPVEALRYE from the coding sequence ATGTTTAGAAATTTACCTTTATTTATAGGTTTGCGATATATTCGTGCAAAAAAGAGAAATAGATTTATCTCTATTATTTCTGCAATCTCCTTTTTAGGAATATCACTGGGAGTAGCTGTTCTCATTACTGTTATGTCAGTTATGAATGGTTTTGATGATCAAATTAAAAGTAAAATTTTAATGATGGTTCCTCCTGTAAAAGTTTATGAAGTAGGTGGAAAATTAAATAATTGGGAAAACTTAGCTAAGGATATAGAAAAGAAAACTGATCAGGTTACAGCAGCCGCGCCTCTTATTAGTTCTCAAGGTCTTTTAACATCTAATGAAAGAGGGAGTACAACAGCATTTGTACAGATCCAAGGGATATCACCAAAGGAGGAAGCTAAAGTTTTACCAATAGCTGATAATATTATCCATGGCAGTTTAGATTCATTAGATAAAAATGAAGGCTATAACGTTGTCCTTGGTAAAGCTTTAGCTGATAGTTTGGGTGTAATAGTGGGTGATAAAGTCACTCTAATTGTTCCACAGGTTAATCTAACTCCAGCTGGGATGATGCCACGGATAAAACAGTTTACTGTTACAGGTATTTTCTCAGTTAGCTATCAGTACGATGCATATTATGCATTTATAAATCTTCAAAATGCTCAGAAACTTTTCCAAATGGGAGATAAAGTAACTAGTTTACAGTTAACTATGAAGAATGTTTATGATGCTCCTTCATTAAAATATGCTTTAAATACTAGCTTACTTTCACCGTATTATATGGCAAAAGATTGGACAGATGAAAATAGATCTTTCTTTGATGCTTTAAAAATGGAAAAAACTATGATGTTTTTCATTTTACTTTTAATCATTATGGTGGCGGTATTTAATTTATTGTCTTCATTGGTAATGGTAGTTACAGATAAAAGAAGTGATATAGCTATTTTAAGAACTATGGGAATGTCATCTAAACAGATATTAGCTGTATTTATTTACCAAGGATTTATTATAGGTCTTATTGGAACTTTGATAGGCGTTGTTCTAGGCATTGGGTTAGCTACTTATGCGACCGAGATCGTTAACTTTATTCAAAAAGTGCTTGGACAACAATTAATTAGTGCAAGTGTTTATATGATTGATTATATCCCTTCGACTCTAATGTGGTCGGATGTTTTAAAAGTGATGATTGCATCTGTTATTTTAAGTTTCTTTGCGACACTTTATCCTGCGTGGAGTGCTTCTAGAGTACAACCTGTGGAGGCTTTAAGATATGAGTAA
- a CDS encoding DMT family transporter: MRGRKAIIGSFFAISASIVNGSVGVFVKNLFQMDFDYYQASFYKCVVAFFILYFICMSNAKMRREFRELLRNPVPIAICAFLGLFVLYFFETCAYQYMKVSEVVLLLMVGSVITSAILSAILLKDKLGITSIGGLILALIGIFLLTDIGGEVSIQGCMIAFMSGVGYGGYLVLSRFFKMKATVPFLCLLLLFGSLFLMIPFLLYSDPMIPSSSGLADILILAIFPTILGFYFTTKALEYISSNKAQLMELSEPVFALIFSMIFLGEFLTKLQLVAMVLIIFALYLAESQIVKNILDKFKCFCYKYSP; this comes from the coding sequence TTGCGAGGCAGAAAGGCGATAATAGGTAGCTTTTTTGCAATTTCAGCTTCAATAGTTAATGGTTCTGTAGGTGTTTTTGTAAAAAATTTGTTTCAAATGGATTTTGATTATTATCAGGCTTCATTTTATAAATGTGTAGTTGCTTTTTTCATTTTGTATTTCATATGTATGTCAAATGCTAAAATGAGAAGAGAGTTTAGAGAGTTACTTAGAAATCCAGTACCTATAGCAATATGCGCTTTTTTAGGTTTGTTTGTATTATATTTCTTTGAGACTTGCGCTTATCAATATATGAAGGTTTCGGAAGTGGTTCTTTTATTGATGGTAGGTTCGGTAATAACTTCAGCAATTCTTAGTGCAATTTTGTTAAAAGATAAGTTAGGCATTACCAGCATAGGGGGTCTTATTCTAGCTCTTATAGGAATATTTCTTCTAACTGATATTGGTGGAGAGGTTAGTATTCAAGGCTGTATGATAGCTTTTATGAGTGGAGTTGGTTATGGAGGATATTTAGTTTTATCTAGATTCTTTAAAATGAAAGCAACTGTTCCATTCTTGTGCCTACTATTATTGTTTGGTTCTTTATTTCTGATGATACCATTCTTACTTTATTCAGATCCTATGATACCAAGTAGTAGTGGTTTGGCAGATATCTTAATATTAGCAATCTTTCCTACTATCTTAGGGTTTTATTTTACAACTAAGGCATTAGAATATATATCATCAAATAAAGCTCAGCTGATGGAATTATCTGAGCCAGTCTTTGCATTAATATTTTCAATGATATTCTTAGGAGAATTTTTAACTAAATTACAGTTAGTAGCGATGGTATTAATAATCTTTGCTTTATATTTAGCGGAATCTCAGATTGTTAAGAATATTTTAGATAAGTTTAAGTGCTTTTGTTATAAGTACTCACCTTAA
- the anmK gene encoding anhydro-N-acetylmuramic acid kinase AnmK — translation MNDYKYCIGLMSGTSLDGIDVALCKIKGSSTDTNVKLVSFKTYKYSESVLEDIKEALDISKSNSKLLCSLNFKLGKEYASAVKQMCKEANVKLNELSFIANHGQTIYHQNKNEGNFVKSSLQLGDAATIAYECKTTVVSNFRCGDIAAGGDGAPLVPYVDYLLYRDENKTRALHNIGGIANTTVIPKGSGVNDIIAFDTGPGNMMINRAVEVLFGKPFDEDGNIAAKGKIISTMLEELLVNSYFKRLPPKSTGRELFGVEYTDSILEKYKNSDRYDIVHTLTIFTAETILEAYKNFVEGKYKLDEIIFTGGGAYNKFLINHMRNKSSAKVKIFEDIGESSDAKEAIAFAVLGNETLHKIYNNIPSATGARENVILGQVNYF, via the coding sequence ATGAATGATTATAAATATTGTATAGGATTAATGTCTGGAACTTCTTTAGATGGTATAGATGTTGCGCTATGTAAAATAAAAGGATCTTCTACAGATACGAATGTAAAATTAGTAAGTTTTAAGACATATAAATATTCTGAAAGTGTATTAGAAGATATAAAAGAAGCTTTAGATATTTCAAAAAGTAATTCAAAGTTATTGTGTAGTTTAAATTTTAAGCTTGGTAAAGAATATGCTAGTGCTGTAAAGCAAATGTGTAAAGAGGCTAATGTTAAATTAAATGAGCTTAGCTTTATAGCAAATCATGGACAGACTATTTATCATCAAAATAAAAATGAAGGTAATTTTGTTAAGTCTTCTTTACAGTTAGGAGATGCGGCAACCATCGCTTATGAATGTAAAACTACAGTAGTTTCTAATTTTAGATGTGGAGATATTGCTGCTGGTGGTGATGGCGCACCATTAGTGCCTTATGTAGATTACTTACTATATAGAGATGAAAATAAGACTAGAGCTTTACATAATATAGGTGGAATTGCTAATACTACAGTTATTCCCAAAGGTAGCGGTGTCAATGATATTATAGCGTTTGATACTGGTCCTGGTAATATGATGATAAATAGAGCTGTAGAAGTTTTATTCGGAAAACCATTTGATGAAGATGGAAATATAGCAGCAAAAGGTAAGATTATCTCAACAATGTTAGAAGAGCTTTTAGTAAATTCATATTTTAAAAGATTACCACCAAAGTCGACAGGTAGAGAGCTTTTTGGGGTAGAATATACAGACTCTATTTTAGAGAAATATAAGAATAGTGATAGATATGATATCGTACATACTTTAACTATCTTTACAGCAGAAACAATTCTAGAAGCATATAAAAACTTTGTTGAAGGTAAATATAAACTTGATGAGATAATATTTACTGGAGGAGGGGCTTATAATAAGTTTCTTATAAATCATATGAGAAATAAATCATCAGCAAAGGTCAAAATATTTGAAGATATTGGTGAAAGTAGTGATGCCAAAGAAGCTATAGCTTTTGCTGTACTAGGTAATGAAACGCTTCATAAAATTTATAATAATATTCCATCAGCAACTGGAGCTAGAGAAAATGTGATTTTAGGGCAGGTTAATTATTTTTAG
- the tssB gene encoding type VI secretion system contractile sheath small subunit, protein MAKNKIPNSRLMINYETNVDGVLKKKELPYRVLVVGDLSKGRSDDAKKELADREVRRVKNGVDRTLADMNVSFDFEVPNFVSKQPSNLKVNYKLQGLKDFKPDAVARKVPEIKALLEMKEILTSFAKDIDNNRNLKRVIDNVFSNKEELDALKKKIPALANYAIKDSKDEETEVSENIEE, encoded by the coding sequence ATGGCTAAAAATAAAATCCCTAATTCTAGGTTAATGATCAATTATGAAACTAATGTTGATGGAGTTCTAAAGAAAAAAGAGCTTCCATACAGAGTATTGGTAGTTGGCGACTTATCAAAAGGAAGATCTGATGATGCTAAAAAGGAATTGGCAGATAGAGAAGTCAGAAGAGTCAAGAATGGAGTAGATAGAACTCTCGCAGATATGAATGTTTCTTTTGATTTTGAAGTTCCTAATTTTGTATCTAAGCAGCCTAGCAATTTAAAAGTCAATTATAAGTTACAAGGTCTTAAAGATTTTAAACCAGATGCTGTAGCAAGAAAAGTTCCAGAAATTAAAGCTTTACTAGAAATGAAAGAAATTTTAACTTCTTTTGCTAAAGATATTGATAATAATAGAAATTTAAAAAGAGTTATAGATAATGTTTTTTCTAATAAAGAAGAGCTAGATGCTTTAAAAAAGAAAATTCCAGCATTAGCAAATTATGCTATAAAAGATTCTAAAGATGAGGAGACTGAAGTATCTGAAAATATAGAAGAATAA
- the lolD gene encoding lipoprotein-releasing ABC transporter ATP-binding protein LolD, with translation MSKVVISCKNVSKDYSEFKNNISILKDINLDINEGEKVAILGLSGSGKTTLLNVLGGLDKATSGEVFLMDKRFDNLSPNKRAKMRNEHLGFIYQLHHLLPEFTALENVMIPLAITKRYKKSDALKLAKEILEKVGLEKRENHKPSELSGGERQRVAIARALVTKPNCILADEPTGNLDSTRSENIFRLMQELSEEYKTSFVVVTHDEDLAKKMDKIYRLVDGSLILE, from the coding sequence ATGAGTAAAGTGGTTATTAGTTGTAAAAACGTTAGTAAGGATTATTCTGAATTTAAAAATAATATCTCAATATTAAAAGATATTAATTTAGATATTAATGAAGGTGAAAAGGTTGCTATTTTAGGTTTGTCTGGGTCTGGTAAAACTACTTTACTGAATGTACTTGGTGGATTAGATAAGGCAACTTCTGGAGAAGTCTTTTTGATGGATAAAAGGTTTGATAATCTATCTCCAAATAAAAGGGCAAAGATGAGAAATGAGCATTTAGGATTCATTTATCAGTTACATCATTTATTGCCTGAATTTACGGCTTTAGAAAATGTAATGATTCCACTAGCAATAACTAAAAGATACAAAAAATCTGATGCGCTAAAATTAGCAAAAGAAATTTTAGAAAAAGTGGGTCTTGAGAAGAGAGAAAATCATAAGCCGTCTGAACTTTCTGGTGGTGAAAGGCAGAGAGTGGCAATTGCTAGAGCTTTGGTTACAAAGCCAAATTGTATATTGGCAGATGAGCCTACTGGTAATTTAGACTCAACAAGATCAGAAAATATTTTTAGATTAATGCAAGAATTAAGTGAGGAGTATAAGACTAGTTTTGTAGTAGTTACTCATGATGAAGATCTTGCTAAGAAAATGGATAAAATTTATAGATTAGTGGATGGTTCACTAATTCTAGAGTAA